In Papaver somniferum cultivar HN1 chromosome 1, ASM357369v1, whole genome shotgun sequence, a genomic segment contains:
- the LOC113301776 gene encoding farnesyl pyrophosphate synthase 1-like: MAGSNGSSTSDLKSKFLNVYSVLKAELLEDPAFEFTDDARQWVDRMLDYNVPGGKLNRGLSVIDSYKLLKEGQDLSEDEIFLASVLGWCIEWLQAYFLVLDDIMDNSHTRRGQPCWFRVEKVGLIAANDGVLLRNHIPRILKKHFRGKPYYVDLLELFNEVEFQTASGQMLDLITTLDGEKDLAKYKLAVHRRIVQYKTAYYSFYIPVACALLMAGENLDDHVLVKNVLIEMGVYFQVQDDFLDCFGAPEVIGKIGTDIEDFKCSWLVVQALDRVNEDQKKVLYENYGKVDPACVAKIKALYDELNLKAVFEEYESTSHKKLISSIEEHPSKAVQAVLKSFLGKIYKRQK, encoded by the exons ATGGCGGGTTCTAATGGTTCATCGACAAGCGATCTGAAATCTAAGTTTCTGAATGTTTACTCTGTTTTAAAAGCTGAGCTTCTTGAAGATCCTGCTTTTGAATTTACCGATGATGCTCGGCAATGGGTCGATCGT ATGCTGGACTACAATGTACCTGGAG GGAAGCTGAACCGTGGTCTCTCTGTGATTGATAGCTACAAGCTGTTGAAAGAAGGACAAGATTTGTCTGAGGATGAAATTTTTCTCGCATCTGTGCTTGGCTGGTGCATTGAATGG CTGCAGGCATATTTTCTTGTTCTAGATGATATTATGGACAATTCTCACACACGGCGAGGTCAACCTTGTTGGTTCAGAGTAGAGAAG GTTGGTTTGATTGCGGCAAATGACGGAGTTTTACTTCGTAATCACATTCCCAGGATTCTTAAAAAGCACTTCAGAGGAAAGCCTTACTATGTAGATTTGCTGGAACTATTCAATGAG GTTGAATTTCAAACAGCTTCAGGGCAGATGCTTGATTTAATTACAACTTTAGATGGAGAAAAAGATCTGGCGAAGTACAAATTGGCAGT CCATCGTCGCATTGTTCAGTACAAAACCGCCTATTACTCATTTTATATCCCT GTTGCATGTGCATTGCTTATGGCGGGTGAGAATCTTGATGACCATGTTCTTGTAAAGAACGTCCTTATTGAAATGGGTGTCTATTTCCAAGTACAG GACGATTTTCTTGATTGTTTTGGTGCTCCGGAAGTAATTGGAAAG ATTGGAACCGACATTGAAGATTTTAAATGCTCTTGGTTGGTTGTGCAAGCACTCGACCGAGTAAACGAGGACCAAAAGAAAGTGTTATAC GAGAACTATGGGAAGGTCGATCCAGCTTGTGTTGCAAAAATAAAGGCACTTTATGATGAATTGAATCTTAAG GCTGTTTTTGAGGAGTACGAAAGCACTAGCCACAAGAAGCTAATCTCTTCGATCGAAGAGCATCCAAGCAAGGCAGTACAAGCAGTGTTGAAGTCTTTCTTGGGGAAGATATATAAGAGGCAGAAGTAG